Proteins from one Silurus meridionalis isolate SWU-2019-XX chromosome 3, ASM1480568v1, whole genome shotgun sequence genomic window:
- the LOC124383284 gene encoding uncharacterized protein LOC124383284 isoform X2 has translation MAFTPGTSSKRKFKAERAPLVSDSEVRKLKEKFGDTKQSRSTSASTSLCRKPASVAYETCVGENSTSVEAHVNVLQSEYQKKHLDISTVKDRMARTFSWRRREIMEGMSVEDVVRNYPYLRTPDGFFDEIDRIHPSPSSFCHRFREGFARVLPNVLKLATAKQYTETRQNALAEDLPGIDLRAGLIFLPSIFREKIEHYITMKEEDPATPFPTIQLMENDWKTAIIRREHSVVKVDGMVVCQCTSLDEAFMTAFCILRFGQLQSRPTS, from the exons ATGGCTTT CACACCTGGCACGTCTTCAAAGCGAAAATTTAAAGCAGAACGTGCACCACTTGTCAGCGACAGTGAAGTAAGAAAGCTGAAGGAGAAGTTTGGCGATACAAAGCAGTCCAGATCCACCAGTGCATCTACGAGTTTGTGTCGAAAGCCAGCTAGTGTAGCATAT GAAACTTGTGTTGGGGAGAATTCAACGTCTGTTGAGGCCCATGTGAACGTTCTACAAAGTGAGTATCAGAAGAAACATTTAGACATCTCGACTGTCAAAGACCGCATGGCACGAACATTCTCCTGGAGACGTCGAGAAATCATGGAAGGAATGTCTGTGGAGGATGTAGTCAGAAATTACCCATACTTAAGAACGCCTGATGGA ttttttgATGAGATTGACCGAATCCATCCCTCACCAAGCAGCTTCTGTCATCGCTTCAGAGAGGGCTTTGCTAGAGTTCTGCCAAATGTGCTGAAACTTGCCACAGCAAAACAGTACACTGAAACAAGACAGAATGCCCTGGCTGAAGATCTACCAG GAATTGACTTAAGGGCTGGTCTTATCTTCTTGCCATCCATCTTCAGAGAAAAGATCGAACACTACATTACTATGAAAGAG GAGGACCCTGCTACCCCCTTTCCAACAATTCAACTGATGGAGAATGATTGGAAGACGGCAATCATTAGAAGAGAGCACAgcgtggtgaaggtggatggcATGGTTGTGTGCCAGTGCACCAGCCTAGACGAGGCCTTCATGACTGCCTTCT gcatcctgaggtttggccagctccagtcacgtcccacctcatga
- the LOC124383284 gene encoding uncharacterized protein LOC124383284 isoform X1 has product MAFTPGTSSKRKFKAERAPLVSDSEVRKLKEKFGDTKQSRSTSASTSLCRKPASVAYETCVGENSTSVEAHVNVLQSEYQKKHLDISTVKDRMARTFSWRRREIMEGMSVEDVVRNYPYLRTPDGFFDEIDRIHPSPSSFCHRFREGFARVLPNVLKLATAKQYTETRQNALAEDLPGIDLRAGLIFLPSIFREKIEHYITMKEEDPATPFPTIQLMENDWKTAIIRREHSVVKVDGMVVCQCTSLDEAFMTAFCMYFTFNITYPPHLKNTLTFLQRRIGNIVDEGDKPLPVTLLRTINLLY; this is encoded by the exons ATGGCTTT CACACCTGGCACGTCTTCAAAGCGAAAATTTAAAGCAGAACGTGCACCACTTGTCAGCGACAGTGAAGTAAGAAAGCTGAAGGAGAAGTTTGGCGATACAAAGCAGTCCAGATCCACCAGTGCATCTACGAGTTTGTGTCGAAAGCCAGCTAGTGTAGCATAT GAAACTTGTGTTGGGGAGAATTCAACGTCTGTTGAGGCCCATGTGAACGTTCTACAAAGTGAGTATCAGAAGAAACATTTAGACATCTCGACTGTCAAAGACCGCATGGCACGAACATTCTCCTGGAGACGTCGAGAAATCATGGAAGGAATGTCTGTGGAGGATGTAGTCAGAAATTACCCATACTTAAGAACGCCTGATGGA ttttttgATGAGATTGACCGAATCCATCCCTCACCAAGCAGCTTCTGTCATCGCTTCAGAGAGGGCTTTGCTAGAGTTCTGCCAAATGTGCTGAAACTTGCCACAGCAAAACAGTACACTGAAACAAGACAGAATGCCCTGGCTGAAGATCTACCAG GAATTGACTTAAGGGCTGGTCTTATCTTCTTGCCATCCATCTTCAGAGAAAAGATCGAACACTACATTACTATGAAAGAG GAGGACCCTGCTACCCCCTTTCCAACAATTCAACTGATGGAGAATGATTGGAAGACGGCAATCATTAGAAGAGAGCACAgcgtggtgaaggtggatggcATGGTTGTGTGCCAGTGCACCAGCCTAGACGAGGCCTTCATGACTGCCTTCTGtatgtattttacttttaacatcACATATCCACCACACCTGAAGAACACTCTCACTTTCCTTCAGAGGCGCATTGGCAACATCGTGGATGAGGGAGACAAGCCACTGCCAGTCACTTTACTAAGGACGATAAaccttttatattaa